In Peromyscus eremicus chromosome X, PerEre_H2_v1, whole genome shotgun sequence, the sequence ATATTTTAAACCTGACATTCCTGGCAGAAAGCCATGTAGTACATGAGTACAGAGCAAGTTTATCATACCATGGATGTGTGGCCCAGAAACAAGACTATCCCATATAGTTTAACCATTTGAGAAGCAAGATAACTTAGATCTAAAAATTTTGAAGCAAACGTGGGGTTATGGTGCTATGAACATTTCTTATATCTACCAGAACTTTTTGCAAGCTAGTggtgagttcctgcctccaggttgttttattttctttcatgtgagCTCATTTTCAATAAGCTACCTGGCATACAATACCCTTCCTGTCAGTTGCACAAATCTCCTGCAGGTATAGTCTAAATCCCTGAGCCCATTTCTAGCTTCTGACTACCTGAGGTAGAGTGGCATACATTGACAAGTCCTGTCTATTCCAaatggaaatcaaacccagggcattGGATTTAATAGGCAAGAACACTGCCAGCCCTGTTTTCCTCTTGGAATAGCAGGCAGCAGAAATCCTACGTGAAAAGGAAGGTTGCAGTTGAAGTCCTTCAGGTCTTGCTTCAGTTCCTGGAGATGGCAGTGTCCCGGTCAAGTCATGGCCATCAGGTATAAAAGGTGTCAAGCCACCTACCCAACTGAAATAGCAGAATGGCCAGACTTAAGGGTTGGATACTTGGAGCTGCCCGGCTCAGCTCCACCTCCACAGGATAATGGTCACTGATGCTGAGAGCCTGGGGCAGGACGAGATGAAGTGTCAGTGCCTGAGGGGCTTTCCTGTCAACTCACCTCCACAATTCTGCCCTCAGCATTGTGTAGCCCTTGTGCCAACTTAGCTTCTTTACCTCTTCCTCAGTCAGCTGAAAACTCCTGGGGAAGTTGAAGGGAGCTGCAGCCCTCAGCAGTGTCTGACAGCCCTGTCCATGCATCACAATTCGGTCATATGTACAGTTGGTGCTGGTCCGCACTGTAGTGTCTTCCCCATCAGGAATCACCCAGCGGAAAGCTGTCTCAGTCCGCAGTAGCAGGCTGTTGAGACGCTTTTTAGTCAGTGATGCACAGTCAGCATTGAAGTCTCCAAGCAGGATCACATCCTAAAGATGAAACAAGTGGTTGGGCTTTGCCAGAGGGCAGTCCCaccatcccctctcctctgcaAGCTATTAACCCTACCTCATTTTGCCAGCGCTGGGAGACATCCAGAAACACATCATATAGGGCATTCAGCTCCTTCTCTACGTCCTTGGGAGTAGTATGGAGTGGAACCAGTACCACACTAGGAAGAACTGTGAGGCCCAAGAAGCTGAGGCTGCCAACAGCTGCCAGCCCTTCTCACACACAACACTTCTGCTTCCCTTAGGAACCAACCCGCAGGAAAGCCAGCTGTACCTCTCCTCCTATTTCCATGTACTAGGCccacctttctttccctcttactTTTGCTGGGGAGAGTGAACTGGGCCACAAACGGTTCTCGGGCAAAAAGGTCATCTGTGTCATTGTATTGGTAGACATTCAGAACCTGTGTCTTGTCAGACCTGGGAAAACCAAGGGGTGGAAAGCAATGGACCCAAGTCTTATTTATGTGAAAACAACAGAGCTAGTGCTCAAGGAAGAACATTCAAGGTTCCTTGTTCTGCCAGTTTCATATGGGCACATGAACTAgaacttctgtttttttttctttttttctttcttcctatttttctatctttctatctttcttctctctctctctctctctctctctctctctctctctctctctctctctctctctctctctctctttctttctaagacagggtcactctattatgtagtcctggctgtcctggaactctagaccaggctggccttgaactcacagagatccacctgtctctgcctctgagtgctaggattaaaggcatgtgccaccacttctaGCTTAAAAGAGTTTATCACTAGggatactctaccactgagttatgcCTCCAGCCCTCTGggactatttttgtttttgttttaagatttattttcattttatgtgtataagtgttttgcttgcatgtatgtctctgtacaccatgggcctgcagaggccagaagagggtgtctgatcccctggaactgaagttaatgATGGTTGTGTGctattgtgtgggtgctgggaataaaaccctagtcctctgaaagagcagcaagtgctcttaaaccactgaaccatctctccagctctacctAGAACTTTCATGAGTCTTTTTGAGATCCATTTCATTATTGcccagctggtcttgaactcatggactCAAGCAATTTTTCTACCTAATTTAGCCTCTTGAATAGACTAGCTGGGTCTTCAGACCACCAAGATCAGCTAGAATTGTCTTTATGAGGATAGATTTCAAGCCCCATACTCACCGGTAGATATACACATACTTCTCCTTGTATGTGCTGCGCCCCAGCAGggaactgtttaggaagctgTAACTCCTGGAACCATCAAATCTGCCAGAAAAAGAACCCAGAGTTAGGGCCCTTGAGGCTCTGGGTGGAACCCAGATTAGATTGACAGAACCCTTCTTTACCTATTAAGTTCTCGAAGCAGAAAGGAGACAGTTTTCTGGGAGGAATCCACCACCTCCTGAAGCACCATGATATCACATCGGGTCAGGATCTGCAGGGAATGAGGGATACCAGCTCAATTCAGAGCTGTCACTATGGAGGGGCTGACATATGTAAAGACTGGCATCAGAGTGGCTACAGATAGCAGTGGGACTAGGAGGCACCCAGGAAAATAAAGAGCATCATTCCATTATACCTTGCCCATTTTTTTAGAGGAAGAGGTTGGTAATTAAATGATAGTTGAAAGACACTTTTCACATCTGTGCACTCACATTTCCGGATGTCCCCCCTTTTTAGTGCATATCCCTAGTCAGACAAAGCTGAGGGCTTTTGGTCAAGGTCCTTAAGGGCACAGATAATTTGCAACAATGAACTTAACCTACCTGAACTAAGGTATCCACCACTGGCTCCTTCGCCACCTTGGCCAGTGTCAGTCTCTGGGTATTGAAGGCACAGATACGAAAGGCTTCAGCCCCACCAGCCAAGAGGATGAGCAGGAGAGCCACAACAAGACCTTGCATGGCCATATGTGGTAGCATCAGGAGCCCTCCAAAGGAATCAAGGTTGTCCAGAGAGTACTGTCACTGCAGCTGATCTCAGCTAATTGGTGTGCTCCCTGCTGCTGGCCCTGAATGTTTCTTGCATCTCTTCCTGGGAAGTGTTTCAACTTCTGTACAATAAGCTTGACCACCTGATAAGATACATGTGGTATGGCATAAAACTTTCTAGGCACAGTAGAGAAGCACCCTGCCATTGAGCAATTCCCCAGTCCTGAGACCCcatctttcaaaaaacaaaaacaaggctaGGTGTGGTAGCATACTCCTATAATTTCAGCATCTGGGAGATAAAGGCAAGAAGagcacaagtttgaggccagcttgagttaTATAATGATACTCTGCTTCAAAATACAAGCACAAGTCAGGCGGTGGTGCAcccctttgattccagcactcaggaggcagaaagcagttggatctgtgagtttgaggccagcctggtctacagagagagttccatgatagccaaggcttcacagagaaaccctgtctcaaaaaaacaaaaacaaacaaaccataagcACAGTCACTATGAGCAAGGCCCACCCTTTGGAGCTGAAGAAATTTATGGACAAGAAGTTATCACTGAAGTTAAATAGTGGCAGATATGTACAAGGAATaaagcattttaaacatttttttgtttttgtttttgttttgttttgtttttgtttttttgagacagggtttctctgtgtagttttggtgcctgtcctggatagaATAAAGTCTTTTAAGGACTCAGTCCAGTAGCCAGGGACACAAGCACAATGTACTATTACCAGCCTAGATCTGCAGAGTATCTTCATCTTCCTCAATTGAAATTGTGTACTCAATAAGTATAACTTCTTTGCCAAAACTGAGGCCAGGAGTTCACAGAGGGTCAGCCCCAGCAACAAAGTTTATTTGTCTCTATGTTTGTCTTTCATCCTACTTTTTAATGATATGTGCATTGTACATGAGTGGGGGGGTGAGTATAtgggtgcatgtgagtgcatatgcatatatgtgtgtgtatttttggaggtcagaggtcaacctcagatgttATTCCTCAAGAGCTATACACCTGCTTTTTGAGTCAGACTCTCATGGGATTGGAACTCACTAATTAGGCTAGGTTATTTGGCCAGCTATTAAGCCCTAGGGATCTGCTTAtccctgcttccccagtgctgggattacaagagcatTTCACCAtgcctgtttctttttgttgttgttgttgttgtttgtttgtttgtttgtttgtttgtgttttgtttttgtttttgttttccagacaagttttctccatgtagttttggtgcctgtcctggatctctctctgtaaaccaggctagccttgaactcagagatccacctggctctgcctcccgagtgctaggattaaaggcatgtgccaccgtgacCTGGCTCATGCCTGTTTTTTTTATATGGATGCTTTACTGACTGTCCCCAGGCCCTCTGACTATTTTTTGAACCACaatcttgctctgtagcacaggcttgTCCCAAACTtggagcaatcctcctgcctcagtctcctgagtgctgggattacatgagtACACCATGATGCCTGAatgactcattctttttttttttttttttttgcttttcgagacagggtttctctgtgtagccctggctgtcctggaactcactgtgtagaccaggctggcctcaaactcacagatctgcctgtctctgcctcctgagtgctggaatcaaaggtgtgcactaccactgcctgcctggcttGTGCTTGTATTTTGAAGCAGAGTATCATTATAtaactcaagctggcctcaaacttgtgatcttcttgccttcatctcccagatgctggaattataggagtatgccaccacacctagccttgtttttgtttttttgaaagacagggtctcaggacTGGAGAATTGCTCAATGGCAGCGTGCTTCTCTACCATGCTTAGAAAGATAaagactgtgagttcaagcctcagTACTGAAAAGAAGGAGGGacgaaaggagggaggagaggagggagaagaggggagaggaggggaagaaggagagagagagagagagagagagagagagagagagagagagagagagagagaggctttccAGGTTTGGTGGCATATACCTACACTCCCAGTATTTGGGTACTGCAGGGCTTTGATCTCCTTATGAATCTTGAGACTGATGAATGTGTGGAAATGACAACTAGTGAGCAGCAGAACAACATCGGAATAGTGGTCATATGAGGAAACAGTATCATCTTGTTAGAAAACTTGGAAAGCATCTAAACAATGGCTTTTCAGCAGAGAAGTCCACAACCCTCCCCAAAGGGTCTCTTTTGACTGTGATGTAGAATTGGgtcatgtacatttttttttttggttttttgagacagggtttctctgtgtagctttgcgcctttcctgggactcacttggtagcccaggctggccttgaactcacagagatccacctggctctgcctcccgagtgctgggattaaaggcgtgcaccaccaccgcccggctcatgtaCATTTTTTATATGAAACTTTTTGCTAAATAAACTTCTGTGATACTCAGGAAAAAACCCACAATCACAATGATTAAAAAAGATAGTGCAGGGAGgtgttggcgcacacctttaatcccagcactcgggtggcagaagaaggtgaatctctgagtttaaggccagcctggtctacagagcaagttccaggacagccagggctgttacacagagaaactctgtctcaagaaataacaaaatattatttttagttatgtatatgtttatgggGGTAAGTGCACATGCAGATGCCTAAGGAGGCCACAGAGAGAGTTGAatttcctggaactgaagttagaggcagttgtgagctgtttttgttctctgcaagagcagtatacactATTAATTATTGAGCATCTCTCCTGCCCTggtcttatatttatttattatttatttgtttgtttgtttgtttgtttgagacagggtttctctgtatagctctggctgtcctggaactcactaaatagaccaggttggcctcaaactcacagagatccacctgcctctgccccctgaatgctgggattaaaggcatgcaccaccaccgtctagtttatttttatattattattattattattattattattattattatttttagtatttagctattttgggttttttgagacaagttttcactatgtagccttggaccccatttggtagaccaggctgtcctccaactcaaagagattccactgcctctgcttcctgagtgctgggattaaagatgtgcactaccacacctggctctagacctggctttaatttttttaaattattgttgttattgtgtgtgttggTTGGTGGGCATGTGCCATGGCTCATATGTGGTGGTCAGGGGACTTTGTGGAGTCATCTCCTTTCTGCTACCTTTACGTAGTttctggtgatcaaactcagggtaCTAGGCTTTCAcaacaggtgcctttacccactgacacATCTTGTCAGTCTAGAAATTCTCTTCCATTTTAAAAAGGGTATATTTCACtttcaattatgtgtatgtgtctgcatgtggataTGTTCATGTAAGGGCAGGTAACTTCAAAGTCCAGACACATCAGATCCCTCttaagctggagttacaggagattgtgagcAACCTATAGGCAcgtggaaccaaactcaggtcctctgcaagaacagtaaacactcttttttcccccctgagatagggtttctctgtgtaacagtcctggctgtcctggaactcactttgtagaccaggctggcctcgaactcgcagagatctgc encodes:
- the Dnase1l1 gene encoding deoxyribonuclease-1-like 1 is translated as MLPHMAMQGLVVALLLILLAGGAEAFRICAFNTQRLTLAKVAKEPVVDTLVQILTRCDIMVLQEVVDSSQKTVSFLLRELNRFDGSRSYSFLNSSLLGRSTYKEKYVYIYRSDKTQVLNVYQYNDTDDLFAREPFVAQFTLPSKILPSVVLVPLHTTPKDVEKELNALYDVFLDVSQRWQNEDVILLGDFNADCASLTKKRLNSLLLRTETAFRWVIPDGEDTTVRTSTNCTYDRIVMHGQGCQTLLRAAAPFNFPRSFQLTEEEALSISDHYPVEVELSRAAPSIQPLSLAILLFQLGRWLDTFYT
- the LOC131898889 gene encoding small nuclear ribonucleoprotein G-like codes for the protein MSKAHPLELKKFMDKKLSLKLNSGRYVQGINIWVLQGFDLLMNLETDECVEMTTSEQQNNIGIVVI